Proteins encoded in a region of the Brevefilum fermentans genome:
- a CDS encoding branched-chain amino acid ABC transporter permease: protein MANNPNTIKKNQVLTNIKGEGVLLGLLIVLILFPFVMSLITGKGVNEGVTKFWQGQLIIFFIMSVFAMSYDLLMGFGGILSFGHAASFGGGAYAFALLMKHVVPPITQNYRIMIASVNITYAIVLLAVFLVVLLVSVLIGLLFAATSIRLKGAYFAMLTLALGSAMHMLVKATDFHKWTGADEGLHGVPMPVWLNPTQNRLTVYFISLAFLVICYLLMKRMVNSPTGRVIIANRENEDRMRMIGYNPVTYRTIAFVSSSIFAGFAGALYSIWNASATPTMVSGVMTVNALIITILGGMGTLVGAILGAAIMQVISQFFYTWFGARWPLVFGILFILIVMFLPYGIIGTWRLKKNDIKTGWSRLVDLLIPKRTGSNPEEETQV, encoded by the coding sequence ATGGCAAATAATCCAAATACAATCAAGAAGAACCAGGTTCTTACCAATATCAAAGGGGAAGGTGTACTCCTGGGATTATTAATTGTGTTGATTTTGTTTCCCTTTGTGATGAGCCTCATCACCGGTAAGGGTGTAAATGAAGGTGTGACCAAATTCTGGCAGGGACAATTGATCATCTTTTTTATTATGTCAGTTTTCGCCATGAGTTATGATCTATTGATGGGTTTCGGTGGAATACTATCATTTGGGCACGCAGCTAGTTTCGGAGGAGGAGCGTACGCTTTTGCCCTTTTGATGAAGCATGTGGTCCCGCCAATTACACAAAATTACCGCATCATGATAGCGAGCGTCAATATCACCTATGCGATTGTCCTGCTGGCGGTATTCTTGGTTGTTTTGCTTGTTTCCGTGCTCATTGGACTTTTATTTGCGGCTACATCAATTCGCCTTAAAGGCGCGTACTTTGCAATGCTGACCCTCGCGTTGGGTTCTGCCATGCATATGCTGGTGAAAGCGACTGACTTTCATAAATGGACCGGCGCAGATGAAGGTTTGCATGGTGTGCCGATGCCGGTTTGGTTGAATCCAACACAAAACCGGTTAACCGTCTATTTTATCTCGTTGGCTTTTTTGGTGATCTGCTATCTGCTCATGAAGCGGATGGTTAACTCGCCGACCGGACGTGTGATCATTGCAAACCGAGAAAACGAAGATCGCATGCGGATGATTGGATACAACCCGGTAACCTATCGAACAATTGCTTTTGTCTCATCTTCGATATTTGCGGGTTTCGCAGGCGCCTTATATTCTATCTGGAATGCAAGCGCAACTCCAACCATGGTTTCCGGCGTCATGACAGTAAATGCACTGATTATTACCATCCTGGGAGGCATGGGCACCCTTGTTGGCGCAATTCTGGGTGCTGCGATTATGCAAGTCATCAGCCAGTTCTTTTACACCTGGTTTGGCGCCCGCTGGCCTCTGGTCTTTGGTATTCTTTTTATCTTAATCGTGATGTTCTTGCCTTATGGGATTATCGGTACCTGGCGCTTGAAAAAGAATGACATTAAAACGGGGTGGTCGAGATTGGTTGATTTACTGATTCCTAAAAGAACAGGATCTAACCCAGAAGAAGAGACGCAAGTTTAA
- a CDS encoding DUF4910 domain-containing protein: protein MTEKQEIYNLCVELFPICRSITGNGVRKTLEIIKNHLPALKTYEIPTGTRAFDWTVPEEWNITEAYIIDPDGQKIVDFQQNNLHVVGYSVPVNRTIDLDELQAHLYSIPEQPEAIPYITSYYQKRWGFCLPHNQRKSLKPGQYQVYIDSSLSKGYLTYGELILPGQASEEIFLSTYICHPSMANNELSGPAVTTFLAKRLLDQKDRKYSYRIIFIPETIGSIVYLSQNLPEMKTKIIAGFNITCIGDERSYSYLASRYGNTLADQIARHVLKHLQPDFISYSYLERASDERQYCSPGIDLPVATIMRTKYGAYPEYHTSLDDLDFISPDGLYGGYNILEHCLMCLERNEILKTTVLCEPQLGKRGLYPTLSTKNSHKIVRNMMNLIAYCDGTNDLLSIAEIIKVPMWELFDTVDILKSHHLLVSA, encoded by the coding sequence ATGACCGAAAAGCAAGAAATTTATAATTTATGTGTGGAATTGTTTCCAATTTGCCGCAGCATCACTGGAAACGGCGTTCGAAAAACCCTGGAAATCATCAAGAATCATCTGCCAGCACTGAAAACCTATGAGATACCGACAGGAACCCGAGCATTTGATTGGACCGTGCCTGAGGAATGGAATATCACCGAAGCGTACATTATTGACCCGGATGGGCAGAAAATCGTTGATTTTCAGCAGAATAACCTCCACGTTGTTGGTTACTCAGTACCGGTTAACCGGACTATTGACCTTGATGAATTACAAGCACATTTGTATTCAATACCAGAGCAACCGGAAGCCATACCCTATATCACCTCCTATTACCAGAAACGCTGGGGGTTTTGTTTACCGCACAACCAGCGGAAATCCTTGAAGCCAGGTCAATATCAAGTTTACATCGATAGTTCGCTCTCTAAAGGCTACCTCACCTATGGCGAACTTATTCTCCCCGGTCAAGCCAGTGAGGAAATATTTCTTTCTACATATATATGCCACCCATCGATGGCCAACAATGAATTATCCGGCCCGGCTGTAACAACCTTCCTGGCTAAACGGCTGCTGGATCAAAAAGATCGAAAATACAGCTATCGCATCATTTTTATCCCTGAAACGATTGGATCTATCGTCTATTTAAGTCAGAATCTTCCTGAGATGAAAACGAAGATCATTGCTGGTTTTAATATCACCTGCATTGGCGACGAGCGGTCCTATTCATACCTGGCATCCCGCTACGGAAACACACTGGCTGATCAAATTGCACGCCACGTTCTCAAGCATTTGCAACCAGATTTCATCAGTTATTCTTATTTAGAACGCGCCAGCGATGAACGGCAATACTGCAGCCCGGGGATTGACCTGCCTGTTGCCACAATCATGCGCACGAAATACGGCGCCTACCCCGAATATCACACCTCGCTTGACGACCTGGACTTCATTTCCCCAGACGGCCTATACGGAGGTTACAATATCCTCGAACACTGCCTGATGTGCCTTGAGCGAAATGAGATTCTGAAAACCACGGTTTTATGTGAGCCACAATTAGGAAAGCGCGGCCTTTATCCTACTTTAAGCACAAAAAACAGTCATAAAATTGTGCGGAATATGATGAATTTGATTGCTTATTGTGATGGGACCAACGATTTATTATCCATTGCAGAGATTATCAAAGTGCCAATGTGGGAACTGTTTGATACGGTCGACATATTAAAAAGTCATCATCTGCTGGTGTCAGCATGA
- a CDS encoding GNAT family N-acetyltransferase, with the protein MCNSLIKKIRYEWEGFRFLVRNIRASRTLHPMQDSTFSNYQFTGLSTHQIDEMDALHKLVREGRELSFWRKTYFKQCGEKVCSVAFNEDGQMVGFNFYYFRESEVNEGIIHEAFLGISPQERGKGLATALQAYTIDQLSRNKLRGISGNVLKANGPSVKMLLRTGFILTDDPDDAANYRVFYPLTTL; encoded by the coding sequence TTGTGTAATTCTTTAATTAAAAAAATCCGTTATGAATGGGAAGGATTTCGGTTTTTAGTCAGAAATATTCGCGCTTCACGAACTTTACATCCCATGCAGGATTCAACATTCTCTAACTATCAATTTACTGGCTTATCAACCCATCAAATTGATGAAATGGATGCTTTACACAAGCTTGTAAGAGAAGGACGCGAGTTAAGTTTTTGGCGAAAGACATATTTTAAACAATGTGGCGAGAAGGTTTGTAGCGTTGCATTCAACGAAGATGGTCAGATGGTCGGGTTTAACTTCTATTATTTTCGAGAATCTGAGGTCAATGAAGGCATTATTCATGAGGCCTTCCTTGGCATTTCTCCACAAGAACGAGGAAAAGGCCTTGCAACTGCTTTGCAAGCCTACACGATCGACCAGTTGTCTCGCAACAAACTGCGCGGGATTTCCGGGAATGTCTTGAAAGCCAATGGTCCTTCAGTAAAAATGTTACTTCGTACTGGCTTTATATTGACTGATGATCCGGATGATGCAGCCAATTACCGAGTTTTTTATCCACTCACAACCCTGTAA